The segment TCGTCCACACGCACTCGCCGTACGCCACCACGCTCGCGACCCGCCACGACGAACTGCCACCCATCCACTACATGATCGTCGCCGTCGGCAAGCGCGTCCCCGTCGCCGAGTACGCGCCCTACGGGACGGAAGCGCTCGCGCGGAACGCCGTCGACGCGATGCGCGACGCCGAATCGACTGCCTCGCTCATCGAGAACCACGGCCTCGTCGTCACCGGCCCCGACCTCCCGACCGCCATCGAGAACACCGTCCACGTCGAATCTCTCTGCGAACTCTATCTGCGCGCCCGGAGCGTCGGTGGCGACCCCCACGAACTCACCGACGACCAGCTCGACGTCGTCCTCGAAAAGTTCGAATCCTACGGGCAGAGCGACGCCTGAATTGGGCCGGTCGCACGAGAGAACTGCTGCTCGTGGGTCGTATCCGCCGACGCTACCCCTCCGAACCGTCGTCCGACGAAGGGGACGGCGCTCCCTCGGCCGCGAGGTCGTCCACGACCGACTGGTCGAGGCCACTCCCGTCCACGCGAGGGTGCGTCGCCGTCGCCTCGTCCGACTGTTCGACGACCTCCCCGGGCGCGTCGGTATCGGCCACCAGTCCCCCGGCACCATCTTCCGGTTCCTCGACGTCGTCGACCGGCGGCCGGTACGCGTACAGGTAGCCGTCGTGCACGACGTAGAACGCGTCCTCGTCCGGGGATTCCATCACGCCGTTGTCCGTATCGATCGCGAAGTCGACGAGACTCCCGAGCGACGACGCCTCCGCCTCCGGCAGCTCGAACGCCTGCGCTGGGAGCCGGATCGTCGAGATCCACTCGTCGAACTGCTCGCGGTCGTCGACGTACGTCAGGTACTCGCGTTCGGCTGCCGACAGCGCCAGCAGATCACGGCGTCGAGCGATGGCCAGACCGAGGAGGCCCGCGAGTCCGACGACCACCAGCAGCGGTCCGCCCAGGGTCCGAAGTGGCCCAAAAGAGCGTTCGCGGGCGACCGTCTCCGTCCGCTCGAACGACTCCGTCTCCGGCCCTGCTCCCGCGACGCGGTACGTTCCGTCGTCGAACGCGAACCCGAGCCGATGCGTCGCCGCCCGGTCCACTGGCTCCCCGTTCACCGACCCGTTCGCGTGGACGGTCGCTCGCAAGAACAGCTGCGTCCCGTCGGCGGGCTCCCCGAGCCCCTCCTCGATCGCCTCGCTCTCGCTCGCGAGCGCCGTCGCGTTCACGGAGAACGGAACCGCGACCGTCTCCCCCGGTTCCAGGGACTCGCGCGTCGTCGACTCCAGCGGCCGCGAGCGCTCCCAGAGCACCGTGACGTTCCCGCCACGCTCCGCCTCGTCGACGCCACGCATCACCACCGCCAGTTCCACGTCGCTGTCGACGTCGCCGCGCTCGCTCGCCCGATACGAGAACCGGTACTCGCCCTCGAACCGCGGCGACACCGCGGCGAAGTACGTCGAGCGATTCGAGAGCGTCGACCCGACGTCGAACAGCGGATTCGCCTCCGTCACGACCGCCCGATGCGAGAACTCGCTCTCCGTCCCCCACGTCGACGCAGTCCGCTCCACCTGTTCGGTTCCGGGATCCACCAGCGTCGCATAGGCTACCCCAGTTCCAGCGAGCGTGACGACCAAGAGCGCGACTACCACGGGCACGAACTGCGCATCCAACAGGGCGCGAACACGCAACCACTGGTCGGTCATCGACCCCCCATTGGCGGTTCGCACGTTTAGTTATCCGACCGTTGGAAATCAGTACAGACTCGTTAGGTAGCCCCGCAGTCGCGCCGTTACGGATTCCGGCGACTCGCGAGCCCGCCGCCGCAATCGTTCGCGACCCACGAGCCTGACACCGGCCAGATAGAACGGGACGCCGATCGTCGCGTCGATGACGACGATCGGCACCCACGGATGGACGTGATAGAGCGCGCGAATCGTCGACTGCGGCAACACCGCGAGGTATCGATGTTCGGTGACGTAGCGGCGATAGTACCCCGTCTCCGGCGGTGCGTGGAGCGTCACCGATGCATTCACCACGCCTCGCGCCGGAATCGCTGTCTCGCGTGGCTCGACGTCGACGCCGTCGCCCGACGGTTCGAGGAACGACACCACCGGCAAGAACCCACTATTACCGATCGCGTGGGTCACGGACACCGAGCCACCCCGTTGAACGACGGTCTGGCGCTCCGACTCGTAGTCCGCGCTGACGATCGAGTACTCGGTCGGCCCCGCGGGAACCAACATGGTCGCGGTCGCCGCCAGTACGACCAGCCCCACGACGCCGGCAACGTACAACCGAGCGTCGATACCCGTCGCTCGCCGAATAGATCGGGATCGTTCTCTCGCATGGCGACCCACTGCCCTCCCGAGGACGTACCAGACGAACGCTACCGCGAAGAACGCGTAACTCAAGAACTGTGGCGTCTGGACGCCCTGGACTCCGAGCATCCCCGCGACGAGAGCCTGCACCTGCACGAGCACCGATCGAGTTCCCTCGACGACGGTCCCGAGTGCTGGAATCACGACGACGTCGCCGTCGACGCGCCAGGCCGTGGCGACGACCTGTTCGTGCTTCACGGGTGGCTCGCCCGCATCCTGATCCGTGACGGCGTTGCCGTCGCCACGCGTCACGAATCCCTCGTCGGTGCGTCCGACGATGCGGTGCGTCGTCAGTCCGCCGCCGCCGGTCTCCACCGCCCGAAAGACGACGACGTCGCCGGCTTCGATCGAATCGTCAAGTTGCACGGGTACGGCGACGAATCCATCGCCGGCATCGAGCGTCGGCGCCATGCTGTCGCTGGTGACGTAACTGAACAGCACGGGTTGCCCGAACATCGAACCGACGACCAGCGAGATCACGACGACGCTCAGCAGGGCGATAGCGGCACGTTCGGCGACTCGTCGGAGCATTCGGATAGGTGCTGGTACGGCCGATGTTCGATGACGAAGACGGGACGCTGCGATATCCGGGCCGCCTCCCTCCGAACGCGGCCAGCGCCCGTCGGCGGGTCGGTGTGGTTAACGATTAGGCCTCGTCCGCGTGGATCGTGAACGCCCAGTCGCCGCCCCCATCGAAGGACCCGACACCGTCGGTGGTGACGACGGTCGCACCGACGTCCACGTACTCTCCTGGAGCGATCGTCACGGAATCACTTATCAAACTGGTTCCGTCGACGACGTGCGGACCATACGCCCGCGCGTCGTTGACCGCACTACTGAGTCCGCCACTCATGCTCGCAGAGATCTCGACCGGGTTGTTGCCACCGTCGTTGTGGATCCGGAAGAGCTGCTTGAAGGTGTACTCCGAGTCCTGGCTGAGATCCTGGATGGAGACCTTGAGCTTGCCACCAGACTGGGTGGCATGCTGACTGACGGACGGGTTCAGTCTGAGCAACGCGGAGTTGTCGTTGACGACGCTCGCCTCGACGGCGCGGTCGTTGATCTGTGCGCTGCTGAACGCGCCTGTTCCCATTGCGGCCGCGCCGCCCGCGGCGAGCGATCCGATACCGAGTACGAATTTGCGTCGATCCATAGTTGTATCCCTCGTAGTCGTACGCGCCCCCGAGCCCCCCGCCGCTTCTGCGGGCCGCATTCGGTCGAGCGCGTGGTTCAACACCCACTCGGCAGGGACATTGTTATGAACGGATGCTGTAGCCCGGTGACGGTCACCGCGCCCGGACAGAGGGTGTTTGTAGGCGAGGGCTGGGTGTGTGCGCCCGTTTCCCCGACGGCCTTTGTCGCCGCAACAGGTGTCGGTTACTGGCGCGCTATCGGCGTTTGGTGACGATTGGAGTACCGCGTCAATTGCTGGGAAGCGTCCGGTAAGCGTCGTGGATACAGGACCGACCGAGGGACGCTGGCCGACGTCGAATAGTCCCTATCCGACTGTGACTCGTAGTCACACGAATACAGGGCACCGGTCGACATATTCTGCCTATAACAATTTGGGCACCGTCCGTGGTGTCGCTCGCAATGGGTCAGCTGGCACGAACGCACCGGAACGGCGGTCGGCGACGGAACGACACCCGGGGGGTGTGCGAGCGATGACGGCGACGTCGTCGGCGTCCGGGGAGGCGTCGGAGGCGGAGGCCGCGCAGAGCACCTCGTTCACCCGCGACGCGATCCTGGAGATGTTGAGCAATCAGCGACGGCGCTTCGTCATTCACGCGCTGAAGCAGTCCGACGAACCGCTGTCGGTCTCGGAGCTCGCCGAGCGCGTCGCGAGCTGGGAGTACGACAAACCGGCGGCCGAACTCGACCATCGGGAGCGAAAGCGCGTGCGGAACGCGCTCCGGCAGTTCCACCTGTCGAAGATGGCGGAGTACGGCTTCATCGATTACGACGCCCGTCGGGGGACGGTGTCGCTCTCGGAACGCGCGGCTCGCGAGAACTTCTACGTGGACTCGCTGACGGGCGGCGACATCCCGTGGGGGCTGTACTACCTCGGGTTCTCGCTGCTGGCGACGGTCGCGATGGCGGGCGTCCTCCTCGCCGTCCCGCCGTTCTCGTGGGTGTCGCCCGTCGTCGTCGCGACGTTCATCGTCGTCGCCCTCCTCGTCTCGTCGATCGGGCACTTCTACGACAACTACTATCGGATGCGGCTCGGCGCCCGCGACGAGCCGGCCGAGGTGAAGCAGGGGTGACCCACCGCGGGACGGTGGTCGTCGCGGCGGCCGTCGTCGCGCTCGCGGCCACGGTCGGAACCGGCGGGTTCTCGACGACGGTCGCCGACCGCCCGGTCTCGATCGACGTCGCCGACGACGCGAACGCCGCCCTCGGCGTCGACGTCTCGTACGTCACCCACACCACGAGCCAGACCCAGGAACCGACCAGTGCTGGTACCACAACCGGGACCGATACCGGAACCCAGACCGCGACCCGCACCGGCACCGAACCCGCCACCAGCGACCAGGAGACTGCAGCCAGCAGTTCGCTCACCGTCACCATCACGAACCGATTCCCGGACGGCACCGCACTCACGGCAGTCACCGTCGACTACGGCGACCGAACGCGTACCCTCGCCACCCCGACCGACCCCCTGGAACCCGGCGACTCGGCGACCACCACGTTCCAGGACGCCACCTGCGGCGACACCGTCCACGTCGACGGCCGCAGCGACTCCATGACGGTCGTCCTCGAACGCAACGCGTCCTGCGACGACACCACCGACTGAACACTCGACAGCGAGTACCGCTCCCCGATCCCAAAAGAGCCGGTGCTCACGAAAGTAGACGGTAGGACCGGGATTCGAACCGATGTGAGACGGTCCTGCTCGCTTCGCTGCGCGGGCTGCGACTCACAGGCTTCGAATCCAGATTCCAGTCGTTCCTCCTCACGATGCGCCTCGCTGTCGCTCGGCGCAATGTGTTCGGAGGAACGACGGTGGGACTGGGATTCGAACCACGGTCGCACGACGCCTCGCTGTCGCTCGGCGCTGCGTGCTCCCTGATTCGAATCCCAGCCGTCTCACTTTCGTCGACCGAGAAACGTCGCTATCACTCCTCGTGTTCGGTCGACGAAAGGCGGTGGGACTGGGATTCGAACCCAGGAGGCATGACGCCACCTGCTTTCAAGGCAGGCGCAATGGGCCGCTCTGCCATCCCACCACGGTCGGGGATTCGCCGAGGGCGTCCTAAGACCTGTCGGTTACTCGCGGACGATTTCGGGGCCGTCGCCGCGGTCGCGGACGGCGAGCCCGAGGTCGTCGACTATCTGTGCAGTATGCTCGGGGACGATGCGGTCGGCGTGCTGGCGCGCGCGGATCTGTGCGACGGTCGCGCGCAGTCCGGACGGGGTGTCGATGCGCGGGTACGTGGGCGCGTAGTCGACGTCGTGGCCGGCGTCGACGGCGCGCTGCGTGAGCGTCTCGAGCGCCGGCGGCGTGTACGCGCCCTCGAAGTCCACGAGGTCGCCGAACGCCGCCCCCCAGACCGCGCCGTCGTCGCTCGGCCCGAGCACGACCGGTGACCGGCGGAGCTTCATCGACGTCGAGTCGACGTCTCCGCGTCCGATGAGCGGTGCGACGCCGTCGACCGCGAGGACGGAGGAGACGTCCGGGTCGTCCCGGAGGAGGTGCGTGACGGTGTTGCCGACGCGCGCGTCGAACGTCGAGCCGACCTGGACCTCGAACCGGACGTCGTCGCCGTCGAAGTCGACGACCTGGCTCGCGAGCGCGCGAACCTCGGCTTCGGCGGGCGTGTCGGTCACGTGCTCGTCCGGGAGGGTGTCGTCGCTCCGGTAGTTCACGAGCGTCTTCGCGCCGGAGTTCGCGCTGGCCGCGATGGTATCGAGCAGGCTCGCCTCGTAGAGGTCGGCGGCATCCTTGGCGTCGATGGGTGCGTCGTCGACGAGCGAGTCGAGCACGAGTCCGGGCCGGGGCGGGTCGGCGAGGACGGCGACGAGCGTCATGGACCCGCCTCGGGTCGCGGGCGCCTTCAACCCGCCGTTCTTAAGCCGTCGGTGGGGGTACGGTGTACCATGACTCGACTTCGACTCCTCGGACTCCTCGGAGTGCTCGTCGTCGCGGCGCTCGCAGTCGGCTCGCTCGTCGGCGTCGGCGGGTCGTTCGCTGCCGGTGACTTCACGATGTCGCTGGCCGCGTCGGGCGCGGGACTGGCCGCCGTCGCCGCAATCGCCGCGCTCGTCGTGGCCGCGGGTGCCGCAGCGGCGTACAGGCGATCCACGCCGTACTGGTGACCGGCCGGCGGACGCTCCGATTCTCACCGCGGCCGTGACGTGACCCGGTGCCGGTCAGCGTTCGCGTCGCCCCTTCGTCTGGCGGTAGTCCGACGCCATGAGTTCCGCGAAGAACGCGACGAATTCGTCGGCGTTCGCCTCCGTCATCTCGGCGGGGTCGCGCATCGGTGCGAGTTCGAACCCGCGGCCGCGGACGCTCGTCGCGTGGTGCTCGTCGACTGAGAGCGCGTCGGCGTCGGTCGTGGTGTAGTCGACGGCGAGCTCTGAGAGGACGCGGTCGCCGACGGGAACGAGTATCTCGGGGTTGATCATGCGGAGTTCGGCGTTCAGGTACGGCTCGCAATTCCCGACCTCCTCGTCGGTCGGGTCGCGCTCGGGGTGATGACATCTGGCGATGGACGTCACGTACGCGTTCGAGAGCTCGGGTGCTTCGGGCGGGCTGGCGCTCGCGCAGAGCATGCAGCGTTCGAGGATGCGCCGGAAGCGGTCGCCGCCGGCGTCGTGGAACGCCGGAATGCCCGAGGCGTCCGCGCCCGGGCCGGGGGCGTCGACGACGAACGCGAAGTCCGCGCCGACGTCCCCGTACCCGTGGACGACGTTCGTCCGCGTCTCGCAGAGCGCGGGACAGTTCTCGCAGTCGGTGTCCATGCCGAAGGGGTTCGAGACGTCGAGCTGGTTCGCGTCCACGCGAGCACGTTGGCGGGTCCGGCCGATAAGTCCTCGTGGTCGCCCGTCGATTTGCGTCGTGAGGGCGTCGAAGCGAACACGTTCACGTCCGTTCGTCGGTTCCCGACCGGACCTATCGTGTTTGGTATCCAGTTGTTCACGTTCGGGTGCCGAGGCCCGTGATAGATGCACGGCATCGTGATGAAGGCCATGAAGGACTTCGTCGTGGAGACGTACGACGAGTCGACGTGGCGGGCGATCCAGGCGGAGGCGGGGCTCGACGGGAAACTGTACGTTCCCGTGTCGGAGTACGACGACGGGGAGGCGCTCGCGCTCGTCGCGGCGGCGTCCGCGCTGTCCGGCGAGGACGAGGGCGATCTGCTCTACGAGTTCGGGCGGTTCATCGTGGAGCCGCTCGTCTCGACGTACGGCGTACACGTGGAAGGCGAGTGGTCGGGGCTGGACCTGCTCGCGAACGTGGAGACGTACGTCCACGAGGCGCTGCGAGCGAAGCGGCTCTCCGAGTTCACGCCACCGGAGCTGGAGGCGGAGCGAGTCGACGAGGACGTCGCCGTTGTCCGCTACGGCTCGGACCGCGAGCTCTGCATGCTCGCGGAGGGCATCGTGGACGGCGTCGGCGAGTTCTACGGGGACTCCTACGATATCGCGCACGAGACGTGTCAGCTCGAGGGCGACCCGCACTGTGACCTCGTCGTCCGTCGCGTCCCGAACGAGCGAGCGGCCGCGGACTGACGGAACGACAGCTCGCGGGCGCACCAGAGAGTCGATAACGATGGCGACAGTGAGTCAGCGACCGAGACCGCCGCGTTCCTTGACCTCGAGGATGAACTTCACGTTCTGGACGACCTCCTCGGGCGTGGTGTCCTCGTCGGGGTCGTAGATGTCGCTCGTCCGGTAGAGGACGTTCGCGAGCTGCTCGGACTCGGAGCTGTCGCCGCGGACGTCCTCGGCGACCTCGCGCAAGAGGGCGGCGCGCTCGGGGTCCGGTTCGAGGTCGTCGGCGTGACCCTCGACGTCCGGGTCCCGTCCGGGTGCGTCGTCGTCGGTCATCGGTTACCGTTTCGCGGGGTTGCGCGCGGTGTGTTCGCGGCGGCGGACGATCCCGGTGTTGTTCGCGACGTTCCGCGCGATCTCGCGGAACGCCGCTCCCGTTTCGCTGTCGTCGTCGAGGACGATCGGCGCGCCCTCGTCGCCGCCGGTTCGCACGGCGGGGTCGAGCGGGACGCTCCCGAGGAACGGCATCTCGTGGACGTCCGCGAAGCGTTCGCCGCCGCCTTCGCCGAAGATGGCGTGCTCGCCGCCGCAGTCCGGGCACTTGAACGTCGCCATGTTCTCGGCGATCCCGAGGACGTTCGTGTCGTGCTTCCCGAACATCTCGAGGCCCTTGCGGGCGTCGTCGAGCGCGACCTCCTGGGGCGTCGTGACGATGACGGCGCCGGTGACGGGGACGGTCTGGAGGAGCGTCAGCTGGGTGTCGCCCGTTCCGGGCGGGAGGTCGATGATCATGTAGTCGAGGTGCCCCCACTCGACGTCCTCCCAGAGCTGCGTGAGGACCTTGTGCACCATCGGGCCGCGCCAGATGACGGGGTCGTCCTCGCCGACGAGGAACGCCATCGACATGAGCTTCATCCCGTACTTCTCGGGCGGGACGAGCGTCTCGTCGCGCGTCGCCTGCGGGGGTTCCTCGGCGTCGACCATCCGGGGGACGTTCGGGCCGTAGACGTCCGCGTCGAACAGCCCGACGCGCGCGCCGAGCTTCGAGAGGCCGGCGGCGATGTTCACGGCCATCGTCGACTTGCCGACGCCGCCCTTGCCGGAGGCGACGGCGATGACGTTGTCGACGTTCGGGAGGACGTCGTCGGACTCGGCGAGCCCGGTGTCGACGCTCGCGGAGAGCGAGACGTCGCGGTCGACGTCGCCGATGGCGTCGCGGACGGCGTCCGCGATTGCGGTCTCGGACGGCGAGTACGGTGCGCCGAGCGCGAGGTCGACGTGGATCGAGTCCTCGTCGACATCGATGCTGTTGACGAGCCCGAGGGAGACGATGTCGTCGCCGAGTTCCGGGTCCGTGACGTCCCGGAGCCGGTCGCGGATGGCGGCTGCGTCCATGCGCGTTCGTCGGGGCGACCGAGCGAAAAGGGTTGTGTTACCAGCCGCTGAGTTACGATTCCGTGTTCACGCCCGCAGTCGTCTTCCCTCGCCCAATCCCTCGCCGGCGTTGCGACGGATTCCCCGGTGAGACGGAGCCTATTTCCAGTCGCCCGGGTCGCCTGCCCTGAACTCGCCTTTCGCCTCTCGGTCCCGGGGCCAGACGGCGATGCCGATGGCGGCGAGATAGAAGAGCGCAACGGCGACCACGACGACGATTCCCGGAACGACCGTGATTGCGGCAGTCGCCAGCGGGCTCTCGTCCGGCGCGAACGTCGTGATTCGGAACAGCCAAGCGACGAGCAACACGGATAGCAGCGGGAGATAGATTCGCCGAAGTCTGTTCGCGATTGCCTCCCATATCGATACTTTCAGCGTCGGGATCCGGTAGTCTCGACCGAGTTTGCCCCGCCAGTCCTCGTGTTCCACCCCCGCCGTCGGGTCCAGTGCGTCGGCGAGCAAGTTCTGCTGGAAGAGCCGGACCCGCGACCGGTAGACGTCGTAGTCGCGGTACCGTCGCGCTTCGATGAACAGGAACAGGGAGACGGTCAGCATCCCGATGAGGAGGATGTAATGTGGGTTGTCGGCACTGGAGAATGCCCACGTGAGAATCGCAGCGACGACCGTTACTCCCCACGTCGTCGTCTGATCGAGGCGGGAGCGCCACGTCGTCTCCCGGTCCAGTTCGCCGCGATAGGCGTCGCCCAGTATCGAGCTCATCTCC is part of the Halorubellus sp. JP-L1 genome and harbors:
- a CDS encoding class II aldolase/adducin family protein is translated as MTLEAARDAVVSHAPELAALTPGRTGNLSVRDGDAFAITPTGVPYDSFDRPDVPVVSLDGEHLDGDMDPSSEVPMHRHIYRFDEPGAIVHTHSPYATTLATRHDELPPIHYMIVAVGKRVPVAEYAPYGTEALARNAVDAMRDAESTASLIENHGLVVTGPDLPTAIENTVHVESLCELYLRARSVGGDPHELTDDQLDVVLEKFESYGQSDA
- a CDS encoding DUF5305 domain-containing protein, producing the protein MTDQWLRVRALLDAQFVPVVVALLVVTLAGTGVAYATLVDPGTEQVERTASTWGTESEFSHRAVVTEANPLFDVGSTLSNRSTYFAAVSPRFEGEYRFSYRASERGDVDSDVELAVVMRGVDEAERGGNVTVLWERSRPLESTTRESLEPGETVAVPFSVNATALASESEAIEEGLGEPADGTQLFLRATVHANGSVNGEPVDRAATHRLGFAFDDGTYRVAGAGPETESFERTETVARERSFGPLRTLGGPLLVVVGLAGLLGLAIARRRDLLALSAAEREYLTYVDDREQFDEWISTIRLPAQAFELPEAEASSLGSLVDFAIDTDNGVMESPDEDAFYVVHDGYLYAYRPPVDDVEEPEDGAGGLVADTDAPGEVVEQSDEATATHPRVDGSGLDQSVVDDLAAEGAPSPSSDDGSEG
- a CDS encoding signal peptidase I; amino-acid sequence: MLRRVAERAAIALLSVVVISLVVGSMFGQPVLFSYVTSDSMAPTLDAGDGFVAVPVQLDDSIEAGDVVVFRAVETGGGGLTTHRIVGRTDEGFVTRGDGNAVTDQDAGEPPVKHEQVVATAWRVDGDVVVIPALGTVVEGTRSVLVQVQALVAGMLGVQGVQTPQFLSYAFFAVAFVWYVLGRAVGRHARERSRSIRRATGIDARLYVAGVVGLVVLAATATMLVPAGPTEYSIVSADYESERQTVVQRGGSVSVTHAIGNSGFLPVVSFLEPSGDGVDVEPRETAIPARGVVNASVTLHAPPETGYYRRYVTEHRYLAVLPQSTIRALYHVHPWVPIVVIDATIGVPFYLAGVRLVGRERLRRRARESPESVTARLRGYLTSLY
- a CDS encoding uracil-DNA glycosylase family protein, which gives rise to MDANQLDVSNPFGMDTDCENCPALCETRTNVVHGYGDVGADFAFVVDAPGPGADASGIPAFHDAGGDRFRRILERCMLCASASPPEAPELSNAYVTSIARCHHPERDPTDEEVGNCEPYLNAELRMINPEILVPVGDRVLSELAVDYTTTDADALSVDEHHATSVRGRGFELAPMRDPAEMTEANADEFVAFFAELMASDYRQTKGRRER
- a CDS encoding heme NO-binding domain-containing protein; this translates as MHGIVMKAMKDFVVETYDESTWRAIQAEAGLDGKLYVPVSEYDDGEALALVAAASALSGEDEGDLLYEFGRFIVEPLVSTYGVHVEGEWSGLDLLANVETYVHEALRAKRLSEFTPPELEAERVDEDVAVVRYGSDRELCMLAEGIVDGVGEFYGDSYDIAHETCQLEGDPHCDLVVRRVPNERAAAD
- a CDS encoding Mrp/NBP35 family ATP-binding protein, giving the protein MDAAAIRDRLRDVTDPELGDDIVSLGLVNSIDVDEDSIHVDLALGAPYSPSETAIADAVRDAIGDVDRDVSLSASVDTGLAESDDVLPNVDNVIAVASGKGGVGKSTMAVNIAAGLSKLGARVGLFDADVYGPNVPRMVDAEEPPQATRDETLVPPEKYGMKLMSMAFLVGEDDPVIWRGPMVHKVLTQLWEDVEWGHLDYMIIDLPPGTGDTQLTLLQTVPVTGAVIVTTPQEVALDDARKGLEMFGKHDTNVLGIAENMATFKCPDCGGEHAIFGEGGGERFADVHEMPFLGSVPLDPAVRTGGDEGAPIVLDDDSETGAAFREIARNVANNTGIVRRREHTARNPAKR
- a CDS encoding DUF2270 domain-containing protein → MSDDGSGDSDLREEAELGEEMADHSTEMSSILGDAYRGELDRETTWRSRLDQTTTWGVTVVAAILTWAFSSADNPHYILLIGMLTVSLFLFIEARRYRDYDVYRSRVRLFQQNLLADALDPTAGVEHEDWRGKLGRDYRIPTLKVSIWEAIANRLRRIYLPLLSVLLVAWLFRITTFAPDESPLATAAITVVPGIVVVVAVALFYLAAIGIAVWPRDREAKGEFRAGDPGDWK